A stretch of Bradyrhizobium sp. AZCC 2262 DNA encodes these proteins:
- a CDS encoding TetR/AcrR family transcriptional regulator, with the protein MVYRRTHQVVKRLAARRSAILAAARDAAAEGGMAAVQIAPVAVRANVAAGTVYRYFPSKAELISELIAEVSRDELAAIRRAADAAPGPSSALAAAVTTVAVHVLSQRKLAWGILAEPVDVDVSVSRLASRREISGEIAARIDAAVRAGHLPAQDTALAATALLGALHESLVGPLAPENLDDSAKLRDAVQTVTLLALRAVGVMDARARGLVVQAVLPAKALVGA; encoded by the coding sequence ATGGTCTATCGGCGAACCCATCAGGTCGTAAAGCGGCTGGCGGCGCGGCGTAGCGCCATCTTGGCGGCGGCGCGGGACGCTGCGGCCGAGGGCGGCATGGCGGCGGTGCAAATCGCCCCGGTTGCGGTCCGCGCCAATGTCGCGGCTGGTACCGTCTACCGCTACTTCCCCTCCAAGGCCGAACTCATCTCCGAACTGATCGCCGAGGTATCGCGCGACGAACTGGCGGCGATCCGCCGCGCGGCCGATGCCGCTCCAGGGCCATCCTCGGCGCTCGCCGCCGCCGTCACCACCGTTGCCGTGCATGTGCTGTCGCAGCGCAAGCTCGCCTGGGGCATTCTGGCCGAACCTGTCGATGTCGACGTCTCGGTGTCGCGGCTTGCCAGCCGCCGCGAAATCTCCGGCGAGATTGCCGCCAGGATCGATGCCGCGGTGCGCGCCGGCCATCTGCCGGCGCAGGACACGGCGCTCGCCGCCACCGCGCTGCTCGGCGCGCTGCATGAATCGCTGGTCGGTCCGCTGGCGCCCGAGAACCTGGATGATTCCGCGAAGCTGCGCGACGCCGTGCAGACGGTCACGTTGTTGGCGCTGCGCGCCGTCGGTGTGATGGATGCCCGCGCCCGCGGCCTCGTGGTGCAGGCGGTGCTGCCGGCCAAGGCGCTGGTCGGTGCCTGA